A region from the Drosophila ananassae strain 14024-0371.13 chromosome 2L, ASM1763931v2, whole genome shotgun sequence genome encodes:
- the LOC6500565 gene encoding putative glycogen synthase kinase-3 homolog, protein MASPSKSNGISTKVTTVVATNAYGPDVMSEISYTDSKVVGNGSFGVVFQAKMVPSNEPVAIKKVLQDRRFKNRELQIMRKLRHENIITLKFFFYSSGEKRDEVYLNLVMEFLPETLYKVERQYARAKQTLPVNYVRLYMYQLLRSMAYLHSLGFCHRDIKPQNMLLDSESGILKLCDFGSAKQLITGEPNVSYICSRYYRAPELIFGATDYTTKIDLWSAGCVLAELLLGQLIFPGDSGVDQIVEIVKVMGTPTADQLHDMNPHYKQFKLPQLKPHPWPKVFRIRTPAEAIDLVSKMLIYSPNQRVTPLMGCAHPFFDELRHDPHQQLPNGRTIPPLFNFTEYERTIEPEAMSLLQPRPANSAHGPNQNAPHRNRNSAGEESPRKMSSVQKQAGGSHREAAPESSGKAALGSVPAVHRHEVGNGDHLAVGVAPLETFNLEHDESAESEVEAEEGVDDEADEVEDAADENDYDDDDVQFNSADSNTASDDMEEASDEEDLEEEEECD, encoded by the coding sequence ATGGCATCACCCAGCAAGAGCAATGGTATCAGCACCAAGGTCACCACGGTGGTGGCCACCAACGCCTACGGGCCAGACGTTATGAGCGAGATCAGTTACACGGACAGCAAGGTGGTCGGCAACGGCAGCTTCGGCGTGGTCTTCCAGGCCAAGATGGTGCCCTCCAACGAGCCAGTGGCTATTAAGAAAGTGCTCCAGGATCGGCGCTTCAAGAATCGCGAACTGCAGATTATGCGGAAGCTACGCCACGAAAATATAATCACCCTCAAGTTCTTCTTCTACTCCAGTGGCGAGAAGCGGGACGAAGTCTACCTTAACCTGGTAATGGAATTCCTGCCGGAGACGCTCTACAAGGTGGAGCGCCAATATGCCCGGGCCAAACAGACGCTCCCGGTTAACTATGTCCGCCTGTACATGTACCAGCTTCTGCGGAGCATGGCCTACTTGCATAGCCTGGGCTTCTGCCACCGGGACATCAAGCCACAGAACATGTTGCTGGATTCCGAGTCTGGAATTCTGAAGCTATGCGATTTTGGCAGTGCAAAGCAGTTGATAACTGGAGAACCGAACGTATCGTACATATGTTCTAGATACTACCGGGCACCCGAGCTGATCTTTGGGGCCACAGACTACACCACCAAGATCGATCTGTGGAGTGCCGGCTGCGTCCTGGCCGAGCTGCTCCTGGGCCAGCTAATCTTCCCCGGCGATTCGGGCGTCGATCAAATCGTGGAAATCGTCAAAGTGATGGGCACACCCACAGCTGACCAGCTGCACGACATGAATCCCCACTACAAGCAGTTTAAGCTGCCCCAGCTGAAGCCACATCCATGGCCCAAGGTGTTTCGGATCCGCACTCCCGCGGAGGCCATTGATCTCGTCTCCAAGATGCTCATCTACTCGCCCAACCAGCGGGTCACGCCCCTGATGGGCTGTGCACATCCCTTCTTCGATGAGCTTCGCCACGATCCCCACCAGCAGCTGCCCAATGGTCGAACTATTCCGCCGCTATTCAACTTTACGGAGTATGAGCGGACCATCGAGCCGGAGGCCATGTCGCTCCTGCAGCCGCGGCCTGCGAATTCCGCACATGGTCCCAATCAGAATGCTCCGCATCGAAATCGAAACTCAGCTGGCGAGGAGAGTCCACGAAAGATGAGCTCGGTGCAAAAGCAAGCCGGCGGGTCTCATCGCGAAGCTGCTCCGGAGAGCTCGGGTAAAGCTGCTCTGGGGTCCGTGCCGGCCGTCCATCGGCACGAGGTTGGAAACGGCGACCACCTGGCGGTGGGCGTAGCACCGCTGGAAACCTTCAACCTGGAACACGATGAATCCGCTGAAAGCGAAGTGGAGGCAGAGGAGGGCGTGGACGATGAAGCGGACGAGGTTGAGGATGCGGCGGACGAGAACGACTATGACGACGACGATGTGCAGTTCAACAGTGCGGATAGCAACACCGCCAGCGACGACATGGAAGAGGCATCCGATGAGGAGGACCttgaggaggaggaagagtgCGACTAG